CCCCGACAGCATCCGCTCGGCACGGCGCGCCATGTTCTGCGCGGCGACGGCCTTCGTGGCCTTCGCACGCATCTTGTCCGCCTGCGCGAGCAGCACCGACGCCTTCTTCTCGGCGTTCGCGCGCTCGCGACGGCGGCGCTTCTCGTCCGTCTCGCGCTGCTGCAGGTACGCGTCCCAGCCGAGGTTGTACTGGTCGAGCTGCGACCGGGTGGCGTCCAGGTGGAACACCTTGTTGACCGTCGCGCGCAGCAGCTCGACGTCGTGCGAGATCACGACGAAGCCGCCCGAGTACTGCTTGAGGTAGTCGCGCAGCCACGTGATCGAGTCGGCGTCGAGGTGGTTCGTCGGCTCGTCGAGCAGCAGCGTGTCGACGCCCGAGAACAGGATCCGCGCGAGCTCGACGCGTCGCCGCTGACCGCCGGACAGCGTGCCCATCGGCTGCGCGAGCACGCGGTCGTCGAGACCCAGGTTCGACGTGATGCGGTGCGCCTCGCTCTCGGCGGCATAGCCACCCGCGGCGGTGAACCGGGCCTCGAGGCGCGCGTACCGGGCCATCGCCGTCTCGCGCACGTCGTCGTCCGCGGCGGCCATCGCACCCTCGGTGACGCGCATCGCGCTGACGATCTCGTCGAGACCGCGCGCCGACAGCACGCGGTCCATCGCGAGCTGCGCGAGGTCGCCGTGGCTCGGGTCCTGCGGGAGGTAGCCGATGTCGCCCGAGCGGGAGATCGTGCCGCCCGTCGGCTGGGTCTCCCCCGACAGCGTGCGGGTGAGGGTCGTCTTGCCGGCGCCGTTGCGTCCGACGAGACCGATGCGGTCGCCCGAGGCGATCCGGAACGTCGTCGGTTCGAGCAGCACACGGGCGCCGACGCGCAGCTCGACGGCCTGAGCGGTGATCACGTGGTGGTTTCCTCCGAGAAAAGCGTCCCGGCGTTGGCCACGGACGCGAAGGACCACGATTCTACCTAGCCGCTAGC
The sequence above is a segment of the Cellulomonas fimi genome. Coding sequences within it:
- a CDS encoding ABC-F family ATP-binding cassette domain-containing protein — translated: MITAQAVELRVGARVLLEPTTFRIASGDRIGLVGRNGAGKTTLTRTLSGETQPTGGTISRSGDIGYLPQDPSHGDLAQLAMDRVLSARGLDEIVSAMRVTEGAMAAADDDVRETAMARYARLEARFTAAGGYAAESEAHRITSNLGLDDRVLAQPMGTLSGGQRRRVELARILFSGVDTLLLDEPTNHLDADSITWLRDYLKQYSGGFVVISHDVELLRATVNKVFHLDATRSQLDQYNLGWDAYLQQRETDEKRRRRERANAEKKASVLLAQADKMRAKATKAVAAQNMARRAERMLSGLEEVRAQDKVARLRFPDPAPCGRTPITAEGLSKSYGSLEVFTDVDLAIDRGSKVVVLGLNGAGKTTLLRILGGIEESDTGEVKPGHGLKLGYYAQEHETLDLDRTVVENLRTAAPDLTDTQVRSVLGSFLFSGDDADKPARVLSGGEKTRLALATLVVSSANVLLLDEPTNNLDPASREEILAALRTYKGAVVLVSHDEGAVAALDPERVLLLPDGAEDLWGPDYLDLIALA